A single genomic interval of Streptococcus oralis subsp. dentisani harbors:
- a CDS encoding dihydroorotate oxidase, with the protein MVSTKTQIAGFEFDNCLMNAAGVACMTVEELEGVKNSAAGTFVTKTATLDFRQGNPEPRYQDVPLGSINSMGLPNNGLDYYLDYLLDLQEKEPNRTFFLSLVGMSPEETHAILKKVQESEFKGLTELNLSCPNVPGKPQIAYDFETTDRILAEVFTYFTKPLGIKLPPYFDIVHFDQAAAIFNKYPLKFVNCVNSIGNGLYIEDESVVIRPKNGFGGIGGEYIKPTALANVHAFYQRLNPQIQIIGTGGVLTGRDAFEHILCGASMVQVGTTLHKEGVGAFERITNELKAIMSEKGYERLEDFRGKLRYIG; encoded by the coding sequence ATGGTATCAACGAAAACACAAATAGCTGGCTTTGAGTTTGACAATTGCTTGATGAATGCAGCGGGTGTGGCTTGTATGACGGTAGAGGAACTTGAAGGGGTCAAAAACTCAGCGGCGGGTACTTTTGTTACGAAGACTGCGACCTTGGACTTTCGTCAGGGCAATCCTGAGCCACGTTATCAGGATGTTCCACTTGGTTCTATCAACTCCATGGGATTACCAAATAATGGCTTAGACTACTATCTGGACTATCTTTTGGACTTGCAGGAAAAAGAGCCAAACCGTACTTTCTTCCTATCTTTAGTTGGCATGTCTCCAGAAGAAACACATGCCATCTTGAAAAAAGTTCAAGAGAGTGAATTCAAAGGACTGACAGAGCTTAATCTCTCTTGTCCAAACGTTCCAGGAAAACCTCAGATTGCCTATGATTTTGAGACAACAGACCGTATCTTGGCAGAAGTATTTACCTACTTTACCAAACCTCTTGGAATCAAATTGCCACCATATTTTGATATTGTTCACTTTGACCAAGCGGCTGCTATTTTCAACAAATATCCGCTCAAGTTTGTCAATTGTGTTAACTCTATCGGAAACGGCCTTTACATAGAAGACGAGTCTGTCGTCATTCGTCCTAAGAATGGTTTTGGTGGGATTGGTGGAGAGTATATCAAACCGACTGCTCTTGCTAATGTGCACGCCTTTTACCAACGCTTAAATCCGCAAATCCAAATCATCGGAACGGGTGGCGTTCTGACGGGTCGTGATGCCTTTGAACATATCCTCTGCGGTGCTAGTATGGTGCAAGTAGGAACGACGCTCCACAAAGAAGGCGTCGGTGCTTTTGAACGCATTACCAATGAACTAAAAGCAATCATGTCGGAAAAAGGGTATGAGAGATTAGAAGATTTCCGTGGGAAATTGCGCTATATTGGTTAA